CGGGTAGGCCTGCTGGAACCGGCCGGAAGAGTCCGGGGCCATCGCCACCAGCAGCGCGACCAGCTCGTCGTTGAACTGGACGTAGATCCCGTCGCCGCCGAGGTCGGAGAGCCGCGCGGGGACCAGGCGCAACAGCGACTCGCGCTGCCCGGCGGGCAGGCTGAGCACCTCGCGGCACGGGCTGTGGCGCGTGCAGTCCTCGTCCTGGGCCTGCTGCGGTGCGCCGCCCCCGCGCAGGCGGGACACGAGCCGCTCGGCCTCGGCGGCGTCCAGCGGGAAGACGCTGTTGTGCGCGATCGGGCCCGAGACGACGGCGGGGCCGCTGACCGGTGGTGAGCCGTGTTCGGCCGCTAGAGCGCTGGCCGCGGGGTTGGGGTAGCCGGACCGGGGTTTCCCGGGGCCGTCCTCCGCGTGCCACAGGGTGAGGTCGCCGCCGAGCCGGGTGGACCGGATGTGCTCCGAGCCCAGCAGCCGGGCGACCTCCCCGACCAGGTCCATGCCGATGGAGTTCGTCGTCACGAGGTGCACGCCGTCGCCGGTGACCAGCACCAGCCCGGCGGACCCGCGTCCTAACTCAGCCATCCGCCGGATCCTAGGGCGGGACCACCGGCCGGCGACAGGTCCGATCCAGCGCCGCGTCCGCGTGCGTTCACCCAGCGTGACCACCCCGCCCGGACGGGCCGGTCCTGGCGCTGAGCGGGCGCCCGCCGCTCTACAGTTCCCGGTGTGTCGCACGATCCCGCCGACCGGTGGCTGACCGTCCCCAACGCGCTGAGCGTGTTGCGGCTGCTCGGCGTGCCGCTGTTCCTCTACCTCCTGCTCGGGCCGCGCGAGGACGGCTGGGCGCTGGTGGTGCTGGTCGCGGCCGGCCTGTCGGACTGGCTGGACGGCAAGATCGCGCGCTGGCTCGACCAGATGAGCAGGCTCGGCGCGCTGCTGGACCCGGCCGCCGACCGGCTCTACATCCTGGCCACGCTCGTGGCGTTCGTCGTGCGCGACATCGTCCCGTGGTGGGTGGCGGCCGTGCTGGTGGGCCGCGAGCTGGTCGTCGGCGCGTGCCTGCCCGTGCTGCGGCTGCGCGGCTACGGCCCGTTCGAGGTCACCTACCTGGGCAAGGGCGCCACGTTCAACCTGCTGTACGCCTTCCCCATGCTGCTGCTCGCGCAGGGCACGTCCACCGCCGCCCAGATCGCCCGGCCGGTGGCCTACGCGTTCATGGTGTGGGGCGGGGCGCTGTACCTGTGGTCCGGAGCCCTGTACGTCTACCAGTTCTTCCTCGCGCTGCGCAGACGGCCGGGGGTCGCGCCGGTCTGAACCGGTCGTGGGAAGATCCGGCAGCGAAGATCCACCGTCATGAAGGAGCGCACCGCGGTGATTCCCGAGGAGCTCAAGTACACCGAGGAACATGAGTGGGTGCTGCGCACCGGTGAGGACACCGTGCGCGTGGGCATCACCGACTACGCCCAGGAGCAGCTCGGCGAGGTCGTGTTCGTCCAGCTCCCGGAACTGGGCGAGCAGGTCGGCGCCGGTCAGACGCTCGGCGAGGTGGAGTCCACCAAGAGCGTCTCCGACATCTACGCGCCCCTGGCGGGCGAGGTCGTCGCGCGCAACGACTCGCTGGACCAGCAGCCCGACCTGGTCAACTCCGACCCCTACGGCGAGGGCTGGATCGTCGAGCTGCGCCTGACCGACCCGACCGCGGTGGACGACCTCCTCGACGCGGCGGCGTACCAGGAGATTGCGGAGCAGGGGTGACGTCGATCTTCCGGCGGCTCTTCGGTCGGTGGGGGAGCCGCTCCTCCGAGCAGGGTTCGGGCACGATAGGTTCTGAAGGACGAGACGGTTCCAGCAGCAGGAGGAGAGCTCAGGTGAGCACGAACGACGGGCCAGGCGTTCCGCCCGAGCAGTCCCCGGAGCGGACCTCCGTGTTCCGGGCGGACTTCCTCGCCGAGGTCGAGGGCGCCGAGGCGCCCGCCCAGGAGCCGGCCGTCGCCGGCGTCGACGCACTGCCCGCCGGGTCGGCCCTGCTGGTGGTCAAGCGCGGCCCGAACGCGGGTTCCCGGTTCCTGCTCGACCGCGACACGACCAGCGCGGGACGGCACCCGGACAGCGACATCTTCCTCGACGACGTGACGGTCTCGCGCCGGCACGCCGAGTTCCGCCGGGAGGGCGGCGAGTTCGTGGTGATCGACGTGGGCAGCCTCAACGGCACCTACGTCAACCGCGAGCCCGTCGACCAGGCGGTGCTCGCCAACGGCGACGAGGTGCAGATCGGCAAGTTCCGCCTCGTGTTCCTGACCGGTCCGGGCACCGGGGGTCAGGGGGCGCGGTGACGGCGGCGGCCGGGCGGCCACAGCGCGGGGGGTCGAGCATCGGAGCGGTGCTCGCGCAACTCCGGACGGAGTTCCCCGACGTCACGATCTCCAAGATCCGTTTCCTGGAGTCGGAAGGCCTGGTCCGCCCGGCCCGCACCGCCGCGGGCTACCGCCAGTTCACCGCCGCCGACGTCGAGCGGCTGCGGTACGTGCTGGCGGCCCAGCGCGACCGCTACCTGCCGCTGAAGGTCATCAAGGAACAGCTGGACGCGGCCGACCCGGACGTGCGCGCCGACGACTTCGCGCCCACCGGCGGGCACCGGATGAGCCGCGAGGAGCTGCTGGCGCGGTCCGGCCTGGACGCGGCGGGCCTGGTCGAGCTGGAGCAGCACGGCCTGATCCGGCCGGGCGCCTACGACCACGACGCCCTCCAGGTGGCGGCCACCGTCCGCGCGCTCGCCCAGTACGGCCTGGAACCCCGTCACCTGCGCCTGTTCCGCACGGCCGCGGACCGCGAGGTGGCGCTGGTGGAGCAGGTCGTGGGGCCCAGGCGGGGCCGAGCCGACGAAGTGGCCCGCGAGTTGGCGGCGCTCTCCGTAACGCTGCACACACTCTTGGTGAAAATCGGCCTCCGTGAGGCCATCGGCGGACGCGTTCCGCCCAGGTAGAGCCGTTTCCGCATCGTGATCGGCATTTTCGGCGCGGTTGCGCACAAGGCCCGCTTGGCGGGTAGCGTCGAAGGGGTACGTGGGGGATCCTCGTGGTAGCGGGGACGCCAGGATTTCAGCGCGCTGAGGGAGGCGAGACCCGATGAGCGAGATGCGCGTCGTGGGCGTGCGGGTGGAGTTGCCCGCCAACCAGCCGATCCTGCTGCTGCGCGAAACCGAGGGCGAGCGCTACCTGCCGATCTGGATCGGCTCGGTGGAGGCGACCGCGATCGCGCTGGAGCAGCAGGGCGTCCGGCCCGCCCGGCCGTTGACGCACGACCTGCTGAAGGACGTCATCGGAGCGTTGGGCAGGCAGTTGGAACAGGTCCGGATCACCGACCTGCAGGAGGGCACGTACTTCGCGGAACTCGTGTTCGACGGCGACGTGCGGGTGTCCGCGCGGCCGAGCGACTCGGTGGCGCTGGCGCTGCGGATCGGCGTGCCGATCCACGCGGAGGAGTCCGTGCTCGCCGAGGCCGGGTTGATCATCCCGGACGAGCAGGAGGACGAGGTCGAGAAGTTCCGCGAGTTCCTGGACTCGGTCTCGCCGGAGGACTTCCGCGGCGCGGACACCTGATCGACCTTCGCTCGACCCTCGCCCGGCCCCGTCCGGATTCGTGCCGACCAGGCCCGGAGCGCCCGCCGCTCCGGGCCTGCTCTGCGCTTTCAGTCCGCCGCCGGCGCCGCTGAGCCGAGCTGCCTGACTGGCGCGCCGCCGCCGCCCCGCTGTGCCACCCGCCGCTCTGCCCTGCCGAGCCGCTCTGCCCTGCCGAGCCGGGCTGCCCCGCCGCGCCGCGCTGTGCCACCCGCTGTGCCGCCGCTCCGCCTGCCGCGCTGTGCCGCCGCCCTGCCCGCCGAGCCGCCCTGCCGAATCGAGCCGCGCTTCCCGCCTTACCCCGCGCTGGGGTGCCGCCTGGGCTTGGCCTCCGGCCCCCGGTTCCATGATCGCACCGGCCACCGACAGTCCAGGCGGGAGCGCGTGGGGAAGCGGTGCGCAACCGGGGTCGGGATGGCCCACGAGGAGCCGGCGTCCCGCCGCGAGTCGGAGCGGGCCCCTCGTGGGTGTGTGCGGTGCGTTGTGGATCTGCCCCGCGTGCCACCCCCCGGTGTCACTCCTCCGGATTACACAACGTCAGCACCTGTCCGCTAAACGATCACTAAACGTCACCCGAATGGCTTACGACGGCCGACTCTCTCAACCTCAACTTGACGTTGAGGCACGACACGCTCAGCGCGTCGCGTTGACCTGCCCCCTAGGCGGTCTTACCGTCGAACTCAGGTGAATTGCCACGGTGTGATTCGAGCACCGCGGCGGCTTCACGTTGGTCGCCGGCCAGTCGTGGCCGGACCGAGGGGAGGCAGGCGTGGTCGAGGAAGCGCCCATCCGGGCCGGAACCGGCGAACAGGGTGAGCTGTTCCCGGACTCCTCGCTGCCGGACGAACTCGTCGGGTACCGCGGCCCGGCCGCGTGCCAGATCGCGGGGATCACCTACCGCCAGCTCGACTACTGGGCCCGCACCGGACTGGTCAACCCGACGATAAGGAGTGCCCACGGCTCCGGTAGCCAGCGGCTCTACTCGTTCAAGGACATCCTGGTCCTCAAGGTCGTCAAGCGGCTGCTGGACACCGGGGTCAGCCTCCAGAACATCCGCGTCGCGGTCGACCACCTGCGCCGCCGCGGCGTCCAGGACCTCGCCCGCATCACGCTGTTCAGCGACGGCACCACGGTCTACGAGTGCACCTCGCCCGAGGAGGTCGTGGACCTGCTGCAGGGCGGCCAGGGCGTGTTCGGCATCGCGGTCAGCGGGGCCATGCGGGAGATCAGCGGCACGATCCACGAGTTCCCGGCCGAACGCGCCGACGGGCTCGCGGTCGACGAGGCGCCCAACGACGAGCTGTCCCGCCGCAGGCGGACGCGCGCCATCGGCTGACGCGTGGGCGGGGACGGGGCGCACGAGCGGGGTGTTACCCGCCATGACGGCGGCGTAAACCTGTGAGATCCGCGTCGCGTCCGTGACGGAAGACGTTCACCCGCCGGGTACGATTCGCGCGTAGTCGCTTTATCCCGTGCGGGAGAGTCCGAGCCAGTCTCGGCGCCGAAGGAGCAAATCCTCCCCGGAACCTCTCAGGCGCAAGGACCGCGCGGGTGAGACGCCTCTGGAAAGCGGGTCGAGCACCACCCGACCCCGCCGACGGTGCAAGCCCGGTCACGCCGGGTGAAGCTCTCAGGCGCCCGAGAAAACGGGCAGAAGACAGAGGGGGAGGGCAACGGCAGAAGTGTGTCCGTAGCCCGCGAAAGGCGCCTTATATGACGCAGGACCGCATCCCCCTCGCCGCCCTTGAGCACGGCACCCCCTTCGCCGACCGGCACGTCGGCCCGCGGCCGGCCGAGCTGGCCCGCATCCTGGACGTCATCGGCGTCGGCTCCCTGGAGGAACTGGCGCAGCGCGCCGTGCCGGAGTCGATCCGGGAGCGCGAACTGGTGCTGGACCTGCCCGCGCCCGCCACCGAGACCGAGGCGCTGGCCGAGCTGCGCGCCCTGGCCGCCCGCAACAAGCCGCTCACCCAGATGATCGGCATGGGCTACTACGGCACCCACACCCCGCCGGTGATCCGCCGCAACGTCCTGGAGAGCCCCGCCTGGTACACGGCCTACACGCCCTACCAGCCCGAGATCTCCCAGGGCCGCCTCGAAGCCCTCCTGAACTTCCAGACCATGGTCGGCGACCTGACCGGCCTGCCGCTGGCCAACGCGTCCATGCTGGACGAGTCCACCGCCGCCGCCGAGGCGATGACCCTGGTCCGCCGCGCGGGTCGCAGCAAGTCCACCAAGTTCGTCGTGGACGCCGACACGCTGCCGCAGACGCTGGCCGTCATCGAGACCCGCGCCGAGCCGTTGGGCATCGAAATCGTCACCGCCGACCTGTCGCAGGGCCTCGAAGGGCTGGGCCTGGGCGGCGACTTCTTCGGCGTGCTGCTGTCCTACCCGGGCGCGTCCGGGGTCGTGCGCGACTACGCCGCCCTGGTGGAGGAGATCCACGCGGCCGGCGCACAGGCCGTGTTCGCCGCCGACCTGCTGGCCCTGACGCTGCTGCGCCCGCCGGGCGAGATCGGCGCGGACGTCGTCGTCGGCACCACCCAGCGCTTCGGTGTGCCGATCGGCTTCGGCGGCCCGCACGCCGGGTACATGGCCGTGCGCCAGGGCCTGGAGCGCCAGTTGCCCGGCCGCCTGGTGGGCGTGTCCGTGGACGCGGACGGCAACCTGGCCTACCGGCTCGCGCTGCAGACCCGTGAGCAGCACATCCGCCGCGAGAAGGCGACCAGCAACATCTGCACCGCGCAGGTCCTGCTGGCCGTGATGGCGTCGATGTACGCGGTCTACCACGGCCCCGAAGGCCTGCGCGCCATCGCGACCCGCACCCACCGCCTGGCCACCGTGCTCGCGGCGGGCCTGTGCGAGAACGGCGTGGAGGTCGTGCACGGCGAGTTCTTCGACACCGTGCAGGCCCGCGTCGAGGGCCGCGCGGCCGAGGTCGTCGCCACCGCGCGGGACCTGGGCGTGAACCTGTGGCAGGTGGACGCCGACACGGTCTCCATCGCGTGCGACGAGACCACCACCCGGGGCGACCTGGAGAAGGTGTGGAAGGCGTTCGGCGTGACCGTCGCCGACGTGGACGGCCTGGACGTCGACACCGCCGACGCGATCCCCGCCGACCTGCGCCGCACCAGCGACTACCTGACCCACCCGGTGTTCCACCAGCACCGCTCCGAGACCGCGATGCTGCGCTACCTGCGCAAGCTGTCGGACAAGGACGTGGCGCTGGACCGCAGCATGATCCCGCTCGGCTCGTGCACGATGAAGCTCAACGCCACCGCCGAGATGGAGCCGGTGACCTGGCCGGAGTTCGCGAACCTGCACCCGTTCGCGCCCGTCGAGGACGCCGAGGGCCTGCTGTCGATCGTCCAGGACCTGGAGCACTGGCTGGCCGAGGTGACCGGCTACGACGCCGTGTCCATCCAGCCCAACGCGGGCAGCCAGGGCGAGTTCGCCGGCCTGCTGGCGATCCGCGCCTACCACCGCGCGCAGGGCCACGCCGAGCGGGACGTCTGCCTGATCCCGTCCTCCGCGCACGGCACCAACGCCGCCTCCGCGGTCATGGCCGGGATGCGGGTCGTGGTCGTGAAGTGCGACGACCAGGGCAACATCGACATGGACCACCTGCGCGCCACGGTCGACGAGCACCGCGACGACCTCGCGGCCATCATGATCACCTACCCGTCGACCCACGGCGTGTACGAGGACACCGTGCGCGAGGTGTGCGCGCTGGTGCACGACGCCGGCGGCCAGGTGTACGTGGACGGCGCGAACCTCAACGCCCTCATCGGCCTCGCGCAGTACGGGAAGTTCGGTTCGGACGTCTCGCACCTGAACCTGCACAAGACCTTCTGCATCCCGCACGGCGGCGGCGGCCCGGGTGTCGGCCCGATCGGCGTGCGCTCCCACCTGGCCCCGTTCCTGCCCAACCACCCGCTCCAGCCCACCGCCGGTCCCGAGACCGGTGTCGGCCCGATCTCCGCAGCCCCGTGGGGTTCGGCGTCGATCCTGCCGATCTCGTGGGCGTACGTGCGCATGATGGGCGCGGACGGCCTGCGCCGCGCGACCCTGACGGCGGTGGCGGCGGCGAACTACGTGGCCCGGCGGCTGGACGAGCACTTCCCGGTGCTCTACACCGGCGAGGGCGGTTTCGTGGCCCACGAGTGCATCCTCGACCTGCGCCCGATCACCAAGGCGACCGGCGTGACCGTGGACGACGTGGCCAAGCGCCTGGCGGACTACGGCATCCACGCGCCCACCATGTCGTTCCCGGTGGCCGGCACGCTCATGGTCGAGCCGACCGAGAGCGAGGACCTGGCGGAGATCGACCGCTTCATCGACGCGATGATCGCGATCAAGGGCGAGATCGACCGCGTGGGCGCCGGCGAGTGGCCCGCCGACGACAACCCGCTGCGCAACGCCCCGCACACGGCGGCCAGCGTGACCACCGGCGAGTGGACCCACCCGTACAGCCGCGAGGTGGCCGTCTTCCCGGCGGGCGTGGGCGCCCCGAAGATCTGGCCCCCGGTCCGCCGCATCGACGGCGCCAAGGGCGACCGCAACCTGGTCTGCTCCTGCCCGCCCCTGTCGGCCTACAACAACTGACCGCTCACCCGACCGACGGCCCCGTGCTCACCGCGCGGGGCCGTCGGCCGTTCACGCCAACTCGTAGTCGAACGCGTACCCGCCGGGCTCGCCCATCTGCCACGTGATCGTCCCCGATCCGGTCAGCCCCGCCAGCTCGCCGGAAGCCGACACCACGGTGAACGTCCCCCGCGCCACCCCGTCGCGGAACCCGCCGCTGTGCTCCAGCACGAACGTCCCCGACCGGCCGCCCAGGGTCCCGGTCACCACCTCGATCCCCACCGACCGGCACGACGAGTCGTCCGGGTAGTCCATGAGGAACCGTTGCTCGCCGGTCCCCTCCAGGTCACCGGTGTAGGCGACGGTCATCGAGCCCGTGGTCTGCTTCGGGCCGGTGACCTCGTCGTAGCGCTTGCCGTCCCACGTGTGCTCTTCCCAGCTCTTCATCTCGGCATTGCCGTTCGCGGTGCTCATGAGAGGCACTCTGCCGGTAGAAGCTGACAACCTGTGTCAGGTTCCCGGGGCAAAATGCACCCATGCGCGCCGGCCGTCTGCTCTCCCTGCTCCTGCTCCTCCAGTCCCGAGGACGGATGACCGCGCAGGAACTGGCCGACGAGCTGGAGGTCTCCGTTCGCACGGTCTACCGGGACGTCGAAGCCCTGAGCGCCGCCGGCGTACCGGTCTACGCCGACCGCGGACCCGCCGGCGGTTACCAGCTCCTCGACGGCTACCGCACCCGCCTCACCGGGCTGACCGGCGCGGAGGCGGAGTCGTTGTTCTTCGCCGGGATGCCGGGGCCGGCGGCCGAACTGGGGCTGGGCACGGTGGTCGCCGCCGCTCAGCTCAAGGTGTTGGCCGCACTGCCGCCGGAGTTGCGGTCGCGGGCGGGGCGGATCAGGGAGAGGTTCCACCTCGACGCCGGCGGGTGGTTCCGGCAGGCCGAGGACATGCCGTTCCTCGCCGGCATCGCGGACGCGGTGTGGAACCCGAAACGGCTGAGGATCAGCTATCGCCGGTGGGGCGACGAAGTCGTGGAGCGGACGGTCGGGCCGCTGGGGCTCGTGCTCAAAGCGGGCCTCTGGTACCTGGTGGCCGAGTCCGACGGGCAGCCGCGCACCTACCGGGTCGCCCGCGTCGAAGCCCTCCAACCGACCGACGAAGACTTCGCGCGGCCCGCGGACTTCGACCTCGCCACCTTCTGGGCCGACTGGTCGCGGAAGTTCGAAGAGCGGATGTACCCGGAGAGGGTCACGGTCAGGGTCACCGCGCTAGGCCTGCGCACAGCACGTGTCCTGCTCAGCCTCGCCGCGTCGAGGGCGCTCGAGGACGTCGAGCCCCGAGGGGAGTGGACGACCGTCGAGATCCCGACCGAATCCCTGGACCACGCCCTGGTGGACCTCCTGCGCCTCGGCCCGGAAGCGGAGGTCGTGGCACCACCCGAACTGCGCGAACGCGTCAAAGCCCGGCTGGAGGCGACCGCCCGGCTCTACCGCGAGTCCGACAGCAGCTGACCCAGCGCCGCGTCCACCCCGCGCCCGTCCTCGACCACGGACAGCGTCCCGCCGGTGGACCGCGCGATCTCCGACAGCGGCTGCCGTTCCGGGTCCGGGCCGATCGCGATGATCGACACCGCCACCTCGCGGCCCTCCTGCTTCGCCGCCGCCAGCTCGGTCTTGAGCTGCGCCAGCGTCAGGCCGCCGTCGTTGGGGCTGTCGGTGAGCACGATGATCCGGTTCTTCTTGCCCGCCTGGAAGTCGGTGACGGCCTGCTTGTAGAGCGCGGCCAGGCTGGAGTACAGGAACGTGGCGTTCTGCGGCTTGAGCCCCGCGACCCCGTCGAGCAGCTGCTGCTTGCGCGCCACCACCGGGCCGGGCGCGACGAGCTGCCGGTACGGCTTGCCCCCAGCCAGCTCGCTGGAGAACTCCCACAGCCCCAGCGACCCCGACACCGACCGGTTGATCTGCCCGGACAGCGCCGAGCGCACCCACTCGATGCGGGAGCGGCCGTCGCCGCCGGGTTCGCCCATCGACTTGGACGAGTCCACCAGCACGGTCACCACCTGGCCGTTGTCGGCGGTCGCCCACGCGGCCGAGATCTGCTGGGTGGTGTTGGCGTCGGCGGGGACGAGCTTGTCGGTCATGGTCGGCCAGCGGATGCCCGGCGACGGCTTGGGCCGCTCGGTGGTCGCGTCCACCCGCAGGCCCGCCGCCGCGAGCAGCTTCTGCTGGTCGGGTTCGAGCAGGAACTCGCGGAACGCCTGCGCCGCGCGCACCTGCGCCTCGCCGACCCAGTCGCCCGCGAGCGGCACGAACGGGTAGTCCGCGACCGGCGACGGCCCGCCCGCCGCCACCCCGTACAGCGGCTGCAACGGCGGCGTGCCGCTGTCCTTGCCGGTGTTGTACCGGTACAGGTCGACCTCGAACACCGGCACCGCCGAGAACCCGGCCGCGTTCACCTCGGGCTTGTCGGCCAGCAGCGACAGCGCCTCCCACGTGCTCGCGGGCGTCTGCGCGGGCTTGGACGCGGTCAGCTTGCCCAGCGTGGCCTTCACCGGGTCCAGCGCGAGCATGTCGGTGGTCACGGGACCCTTGCCGTCCGGGGACGCGCCGGCCAGCGCGGACTGGACCGCCATCGCGGTGGCGGCGTTGGCCGCCGGGTCGGGCATGGCGACCTTGAAGTCGCCCCACTCGGGCTTGCCGAACCGCTGCCAGCCGCCCGCCGCCGCGGTGATGTCGGGCAGGTCGGTCCACCGGAACCCGGCGCCGGACTGCACCGCCGAGGCCGCGTCCTGGGGCAGCGCGAGCAGCACCGGG
This DNA window, taken from Saccharothrix variisporea, encodes the following:
- a CDS encoding CDP-alcohol phosphatidyltransferase family protein, with product MSHDPADRWLTVPNALSVLRLLGVPLFLYLLLGPREDGWALVVLVAAGLSDWLDGKIARWLDQMSRLGALLDPAADRLYILATLVAFVVRDIVPWWVAAVLVGRELVVGACLPVLRLRGYGPFEVTYLGKGATFNLLYAFPMLLLAQGTSTAAQIARPVAYAFMVWGGALYLWSGALYVYQFFLALRRRPGVAPV
- the gcvH gene encoding glycine cleavage system protein GcvH yields the protein MKERTAVIPEELKYTEEHEWVLRTGEDTVRVGITDYAQEQLGEVVFVQLPELGEQVGAGQTLGEVESTKSVSDIYAPLAGEVVARNDSLDQQPDLVNSDPYGEGWIVELRLTDPTAVDDLLDAAAYQEIAEQG
- the garA gene encoding glycogen accumulation regulator GarA, encoding MSTNDGPGVPPEQSPERTSVFRADFLAEVEGAEAPAQEPAVAGVDALPAGSALLVVKRGPNAGSRFLLDRDTTSAGRHPDSDIFLDDVTVSRRHAEFRREGGEFVVIDVGSLNGTYVNREPVDQAVLANGDEVQIGKFRLVFLTGPGTGGQGAR
- a CDS encoding MerR family transcriptional regulator: MTAAAGRPQRGGSSIGAVLAQLRTEFPDVTISKIRFLESEGLVRPARTAAGYRQFTAADVERLRYVLAAQRDRYLPLKVIKEQLDAADPDVRADDFAPTGGHRMSREELLARSGLDAAGLVELEQHGLIRPGAYDHDALQVAATVRALAQYGLEPRHLRLFRTAADREVALVEQVVGPRRGRADEVARELAALSVTLHTLLVKIGLREAIGGRVPPR
- a CDS encoding bifunctional nuclease family protein, translating into MSEMRVVGVRVELPANQPILLLRETEGERYLPIWIGSVEATAIALEQQGVRPARPLTHDLLKDVIGALGRQLEQVRITDLQEGTYFAELVFDGDVRVSARPSDSVALALRIGVPIHAEESVLAEAGLIIPDEQEDEVEKFREFLDSVSPEDFRGADT
- a CDS encoding MerR family transcriptional regulator produces the protein MVEEAPIRAGTGEQGELFPDSSLPDELVGYRGPAACQIAGITYRQLDYWARTGLVNPTIRSAHGSGSQRLYSFKDILVLKVVKRLLDTGVSLQNIRVAVDHLRRRGVQDLARITLFSDGTTVYECTSPEEVVDLLQGGQGVFGIAVSGAMREISGTIHEFPAERADGLAVDEAPNDELSRRRRTRAIG
- the gcvP gene encoding aminomethyl-transferring glycine dehydrogenase — encoded protein: MTQDRIPLAALEHGTPFADRHVGPRPAELARILDVIGVGSLEELAQRAVPESIRERELVLDLPAPATETEALAELRALAARNKPLTQMIGMGYYGTHTPPVIRRNVLESPAWYTAYTPYQPEISQGRLEALLNFQTMVGDLTGLPLANASMLDESTAAAEAMTLVRRAGRSKSTKFVVDADTLPQTLAVIETRAEPLGIEIVTADLSQGLEGLGLGGDFFGVLLSYPGASGVVRDYAALVEEIHAAGAQAVFAADLLALTLLRPPGEIGADVVVGTTQRFGVPIGFGGPHAGYMAVRQGLERQLPGRLVGVSVDADGNLAYRLALQTREQHIRREKATSNICTAQVLLAVMASMYAVYHGPEGLRAIATRTHRLATVLAAGLCENGVEVVHGEFFDTVQARVEGRAAEVVATARDLGVNLWQVDADTVSIACDETTTRGDLEKVWKAFGVTVADVDGLDVDTADAIPADLRRTSDYLTHPVFHQHRSETAMLRYLRKLSDKDVALDRSMIPLGSCTMKLNATAEMEPVTWPEFANLHPFAPVEDAEGLLSIVQDLEHWLAEVTGYDAVSIQPNAGSQGEFAGLLAIRAYHRAQGHAERDVCLIPSSAHGTNAASAVMAGMRVVVVKCDDQGNIDMDHLRATVDEHRDDLAAIMITYPSTHGVYEDTVREVCALVHDAGGQVYVDGANLNALIGLAQYGKFGSDVSHLNLHKTFCIPHGGGGPGVGPIGVRSHLAPFLPNHPLQPTAGPETGVGPISAAPWGSASILPISWAYVRMMGADGLRRATLTAVAAANYVARRLDEHFPVLYTGEGGFVAHECILDLRPITKATGVTVDDVAKRLADYGIHAPTMSFPVAGTLMVEPTESEDLAEIDRFIDAMIAIKGEIDRVGAGEWPADDNPLRNAPHTAASVTTGEWTHPYSREVAVFPAGVGAPKIWPPVRRIDGAKGDRNLVCSCPPLSAYNN
- a CDS encoding DUF3224 domain-containing protein yields the protein MSTANGNAEMKSWEEHTWDGKRYDEVTGPKQTTGSMTVAYTGDLEGTGEQRFLMDYPDDSSCRSVGIEVVTGTLGGRSGTFVLEHSGGFRDGVARGTFTVVSASGELAGLTGSGTITWQMGEPGGYAFDYELA
- a CDS encoding helix-turn-helix transcriptional regulator, with protein sequence MRAGRLLSLLLLLQSRGRMTAQELADELEVSVRTVYRDVEALSAAGVPVYADRGPAGGYQLLDGYRTRLTGLTGAEAESLFFAGMPGPAAELGLGTVVAAAQLKVLAALPPELRSRAGRIRERFHLDAGGWFRQAEDMPFLAGIADAVWNPKRLRISYRRWGDEVVERTVGPLGLVLKAGLWYLVAESDGQPRTYRVARVEALQPTDEDFARPADFDLATFWADWSRKFEERMYPERVTVRVTALGLRTARVLLSLAASRALEDVEPRGEWTTVEIPTESLDHALVDLLRLGPEAEVVAPPELRERVKARLEATARLYRESDSS
- a CDS encoding substrate-binding domain-containing protein, coding for MSRHRALRTKVRRGIAKWPVAIVGVVVLLLLGYFAWTWVAGIVDRRAAAVAGDCREGDAVLRVAAAPSVAEAVREVARAWAKQRPVVYDHCIRPEVQAIDSELVLEGLTQGWDEGKLNAKPHAWVTDSTLWANRLAAQDRALIGAQPQSIAASPVLLALPQDAASAVQSGAGFRWTDLPDITAAAGGWQRFGKPEWGDFKVAMPDPAANAATAMAVQSALAGASPDGKGPVTTDMLALDPVKATLGKLTASKPAQTPASTWEALSLLADKPEVNAAGFSAVPVFEVDLYRYNTGKDSGTPPLQPLYGVAAGGPSPVADYPFVPLAGDWVGEAQVRAAQAFREFLLEPDQQKLLAAAGLRVDATTERPKPSPGIRWPTMTDKLVPADANTTQQISAAWATADNGQVVTVLVDSSKSMGEPGGDGRSRIEWVRSALSGQINRSVSGSLGLWEFSSELAGGKPYRQLVAPGPVVARKQQLLDGVAGLKPQNATFLYSSLAALYKQAVTDFQAGKKNRIIVLTDSPNDGGLTLAQLKTELAAAKQEGREVAVSIIAIGPDPERQPLSEIARSTGGTLSVVEDGRGVDAALGQLLSDSR